The genomic DNA ATGCCAAAACCGACCAGAATCAGGGTAAGTAGAATTAATTGGGTGCGTAATCCCAGGCTATCCACCTCCAGCGCCCCCAGATCGAAGTTTCCTCCTTGACCGGCCCAGCCCAGCCCAAAGAAGGCCACTAGGATTAAAACGCCAGAAACCGCTGTGTACAACAGAAACTTAAAGGCGGCATATTGGTTTTTGCCAGTGCCCCAGATCGAGATCAGAAAAAAGAAGGGAATAATCTCTAGCTCGTAAAATAGGAAGAATAGAAGTAAATTTTGAGCAGCTAGCGCTCCAATCATCCCAGCAGTGGCGAGGAAGATTAAACTGTAGTAGAACTTAGGCCGTTTCTGGTCGGGGGGACTACAGAGAATGGCAATCCAGGTGAGGAGGGTGGTGAGAACCATTAAGGGCAGGGAAAGACCATCCACCCCCAAGCTATAGCTGAGTCCGATAGCGTCCACCCAGGGCCAATATTCCTGGAACTGGAAGCTGGGGTTCAGCAGATCAAACTGAGTTAATAACCAGGCACTGTAAGCAAAGATGAGGAAGGCAGCAATACTAGCCACTCGGCGGGGGGAGATGCCCGGTTGAGCCAGAGCCAGAAAGGCCGGAGTGGCGAGGGGCAGAATCAAGAGCAGGGTCAGCATGGGCACTTAGCTGGTGAAATGGAGTGGTTTTAACGGAGTGGTTTTAAAGATCTAGTGCGGTTTGATTCGATCGTCTGATCTGATCTCCTGATTCGATCGTCTGATCCGATCGCCTGATTCGATCGCCTGATTCGATCGCCTGATTCGATCGCCTGATTCGATCGTCTAATTCGATCGCCTGATCCGATCGAGTAAGAACAGATGAACAGATACTATCCAGTAGGGGCAACAGCAGAGGCAAGGTGCAAGTCAGGGTCACAGCCCCTGGAGACCTTTGCCGTAGAAACCGTATCGGTCAGTTGATCAGGAACAATTAACTGGATTGAGCGGGGCTAAGGCATTGAACAGGGCTAAAACCCTAGCCAAGAACCAAGGATTGAGTTGAGACGCAATCTAGGAAGCCCTAGGGGTTGGAAATAATGAGCAGTTGTAGCAGGGGCCAGAGGATGAGCAAGCCGATGGTGACCAAGGCCACCACGATCGTCAGGGTGTAGCTTTGGGTGCGGCCCGAAGTGTTGTATTTCAGCGTCTGGCCCAGAACCATGGTCACCAGGCCCACGAGGTTGACCAACCCATCGACAATGTAGCGATCGATCAGACTAATGGCCTGGGAGGTAAAGGCCACGATCGCCACCACCGTATAGCGGTAGAGATCCGCCGCATAGAAGTCCTTGGCAAAGAACTCCTGTACATAGGGCAGGGGCAAGCTCACTGGCTTGGGAATGGCGGGGGACAGGTAGATGGCGGCTCCCGTGATTAAGCCTAAGCCAGTGGCAACCACTAGTGAAATCGTGGAATTAGCCGAAAAGTCAAGACTAGCGGGCAGAAGCTGCCATTGATAGAGAATAATGGGGATATGTAGGGCAAGACCCACCATCACCGTCAGAGGGATAATCATGGGCCACAGCACCTCCGGCGATCGGCAGGTCATTTGGGTGGGTTTTCCGCCCCAAATCTGGACAAACACCCGCATCAGACTCAAAGCTGTCAGGCTGTTAACCGCAATGACCACCAGGGCCACCTTGGGATCTTGGATCCAAAGGTTCTGGACTAACTGCGCTAGGGGCCAGAAATTACCGAAAGGAGGCAAGGCCACTAAGCTAACGCTGCCCAGGAGGAAGGCAAGGCCGGGAATGGGTCGCCTACCCCAAAGACCCCCCAATTGGGTTAAATCCTGGGTAATGTTGTTGTAAATAACGGTACCGATCGCCATCACCAACAGGGCCATGGCCAGGGCATAGGTCAACAAAAAGAGGTGGGCTAATTCAGTTTGACCCGTACCAATGGCGATGAACACCACCCCCATGAACGCGCTGACGGCATAGGACAAGACCCGCTTCACATCCACCTGGGCAATGGCAATCAGAGAGGTCCCCAGGGCCGTGGCCGCACCGATGGTCACCATCACCGTTTGGGCCAAGGGCACACAGGCCAAGACCGGTTGTAGCTGGATCAAGACCCAAGCACCCGTGGCGACCACAACCGAGTTCCGGAGAATGGTGGCGGGCAACGGTCCTTCCTGGGCTTCATCCAGCCAGAGATGGAGGGGAAACTGGGCACATTTACCTAAGGGACCCGCAATCAAGGCCAAACTGATGCCGGTTAAGACTTGGGGATTTGCCGCCCCAGAGGTTGCCCACTGGGCCAGTTCGTCATAGTTCCAGGTACCGGACAAGGGCAACAGGGCCACCACCCCCACCAGTAAGATCAGGTCACCGATCCGTTTGGTCAGGAAAGCATCCCGTGCCCCGGTGATCACCAGGGACTGGTTATACCAAACACCGATCAGGAGATAAGTACAGAGGGTTAGGATTTCTAAGATAAAATAACTAAAGAAAACGGAGTTACAGAGGACTAGGGCACACATTCCCGCCTCAAATAGGCCGACAACGGTGTAGAACCTGGCCCAACCCCAGTCCATTTCCAGATACCCCACCCCATAAAGCTGGGCGAGGAGGTTGAGTCCCGTAATCAGCACCATAGCCCCCAGGGTCAGGGCCGAGATCTTGATGTCAATGGTCACATTCAGGCCGGCAGCCTGGAGCCAACTCCAAGAGAAAACCTGGGCCGGTTTCCCCCAGACCTGCACCAGGGCAAGGCTACTGTGGCTCAAGGCGATGAAGGTCATGAGCAGATTCAAGTAACCGGCGGGCCGTGGTCCGGTACGACGAATCCAGCCGGGAGACCAGAGGGCTGCCAGCACTGTACCCATCAGGGCGTAGCAGGGAATCAGCCACGCTGATTGGACGAGGAAATGACCCAGGGAACTGGCGGTGAGATTGAGGGCGGGGCTGGTGAGTTGACCGAACAGGAGGTCGTCGCCTAGGGCCGGGACTGTCAGCCAATCGCTGGGATAAGGACAGGGAAATGGAACCATTGGGTTAGCCAGTCTAGTCTTGATTCATTGATTGGAGTAAATGCAATGCCTAGGTTTCATTGATAGCAGTCAATGTATGAATTTATATTAATTTAATGAGTGCCAATTCTATAATCCAGCCTATCCCTGGGAGGACTGTTTTTCTCAATGTCATGGATAAATAAAATTTATACAGCAGTCCGAAATGGGTCGTGGGGTGTGCGCCCTCCGGGCGCACACCACCCAAAGGGTTTCAGCCGTCGAGATCCTTCGTCGAGATCCTTACAACTGATTTAGGAGTGCTGTACGTCTACGGAGGTAATGATTCAGGGGTCCACAGGGGAATGAGGGTTTCAGGCTCTAGACAACAGACCTGAGGCGATTGGAGAGGGTCCATTTCACCTTGGCAGATTCCCCAATTTTGGTAGGGGCAATCCCCCCGTGGTTGCCCCGGCTATGGGTCGCCAAGAGGGTCGGCACGGGGGCGAGAACCCTACCTGAGGTCGAGGGTTCCCCGGTGAAATGCACCCCGTTGACCCGGCTCTGAGCGGCGATCGTGGGGCTGAAACCTATTCACTTTCCCCCTGACTAGTTACCCTATGCCGGAGCATGGGCATGGTGGAAGCAGTAGGCGAACTTGCACCCTGGTGTACTAGACTTTGGGGCTAGGCTTTGGGGCTAGGCTCTATAAAATAGATAGAGTACAGCAACCCTAAATCAGTTGTAGGCATCTCGATGGCTGAAACCCTTGGTGTGGTGTATCCCCTCCGGGGGCACACCACACGACCCATTTAGGACTGTTGTATGCCGAGATGCAATACCCTTTTGAACCCTTACCAAGACCCCCGAATTCTATGAATCTTCCCCCTGTCTCTCCCCCTGTGTTAGCTGCTCTGGAACAGTTAGTGGCGGTGGTGGCTCGTCTACGATCGCCCGACGGCGGCTGTCCCTGGGACTTGGAACAAACCCCCCAGAGCCTGATTCCCTATGTGCTGGAAGAAGCCTATGAGGTGGCTGATGCCCTACGGCGGGACGATCGCGGGTCCATTATCGAAGAATTGGGGGATTTACTGCTCCAGGTGGTGCTACAGTCCCAAGTAGCCCAGGATCAAGGACAATTTAGCCTGGAAGAAGTGGCCCAAGGCATTGCCGACAAACTGGTGCGCCGCCATCCCCATGTGTTTGGAACCGTGACCGTGGCCGATACCGACGAAGTGCGCCGCAATTGGGAGGCCATCAAAGCCGCCGAAAAGGGTTCATCGCTGCCCAGGGGTGCCCTCATCCCCAAGCTCCAGCGCTATGGCCAAACCCTGCCCCCCCTCACCGCTGCCACCAAAATTTCCCGCAAGGCAGCAGCAGCCGGGTTTGAGTGGGAGACCGTAGACGGGGTTTGGGACAAATTTGCCGAG from Prochlorothrix hollandica PCC 9006 = CALU 1027 includes the following:
- a CDS encoding NAD(P)H-quinone oxidoreductase subunit F is translated as MVPFPCPYPSDWLTVPALGDDLLFGQLTSPALNLTASSLGHFLVQSAWLIPCYALMGTVLAALWSPGWIRRTGPRPAGYLNLLMTFIALSHSSLALVQVWGKPAQVFSWSWLQAAGLNVTIDIKISALTLGAMVLITGLNLLAQLYGVGYLEMDWGWARFYTVVGLFEAGMCALVLCNSVFFSYFILEILTLCTYLLIGVWYNQSLVITGARDAFLTKRIGDLILLVGVVALLPLSGTWNYDELAQWATSGAANPQVLTGISLALIAGPLGKCAQFPLHLWLDEAQEGPLPATILRNSVVVATGAWVLIQLQPVLACVPLAQTVMVTIGAATALGTSLIAIAQVDVKRVLSYAVSAFMGVVFIAIGTGQTELAHLFLLTYALAMALLVMAIGTVIYNNITQDLTQLGGLWGRRPIPGLAFLLGSVSLVALPPFGNFWPLAQLVQNLWIQDPKVALVVIAVNSLTALSLMRVFVQIWGGKPTQMTCRSPEVLWPMIIPLTVMVGLALHIPIILYQWQLLPASLDFSANSTISLVVATGLGLITGAAIYLSPAIPKPVSLPLPYVQEFFAKDFYAADLYRYTVVAIVAFTSQAISLIDRYIVDGLVNLVGLVTMVLGQTLKYNTSGRTQSYTLTIVVALVTIGLLILWPLLQLLIISNP
- the mazG gene encoding nucleoside triphosphate pyrophosphohydrolase produces the protein MNLPPVSPPVLAALEQLVAVVARLRSPDGGCPWDLEQTPQSLIPYVLEEAYEVADALRRDDRGSIIEELGDLLLQVVLQSQVAQDQGQFSLEEVAQGIADKLVRRHPHVFGTVTVADTDEVRRNWEAIKAAEKGSSLPRGALIPKLQRYGQTLPPLTAATKISRKAAAAGFEWETVDGVWDKFAEEIEEFREAIAQGDTAHQQAELGDILFTLVQLARWHGLDAAEALHDTNQRFVQRLARVEALSEKPLDQQTPDVLDRLWAQAKLELQRPS